One Vibrio gazogenes genomic region harbors:
- a CDS encoding alpha/beta hydrolase family protein: MFVLYPTTSKPKSVDFGPFTLNVAIGGAMEDGRFPLAVLSHGSGSSGLSYKDIALSLVHHGFIVAMPLHPHNNYLDNSLEGKVENYVNRPKDISASIDKLFAIPKLSAHIDPQKIAVLGHSIGGYTALVVSGAIAKTKALIDLCKSLPTLPDPYCAPVLSGELTQNITVNSKDTRIRAQVLMAPVGALFLSKHAFDNVDIPTLLLVAGKDQELTAAYNAQVIKNGLEKTGRLTVKVIPNAGHYSFLTAYPDSLKATLGVIAQDPQGFDRVEFQKSIGDQIATYLIQVLSPHT, translated from the coding sequence ATGTTTGTGCTTTATCCGACCACATCGAAGCCAAAGTCGGTTGATTTCGGCCCTTTTACGCTGAATGTTGCGATTGGCGGGGCAATGGAAGACGGTCGCTTTCCATTAGCGGTTTTATCGCATGGTTCAGGCAGCAGTGGCTTATCCTACAAGGATATCGCGCTTTCACTCGTTCACCATGGCTTTATTGTTGCGATGCCTTTGCATCCTCACAATAATTACCTCGATAATTCACTGGAAGGTAAGGTCGAGAATTATGTCAACAGGCCGAAGGATATCTCTGCGTCGATAGACAAGTTATTCGCAATACCAAAGTTAAGCGCTCATATTGACCCACAAAAAATTGCTGTATTAGGGCACTCTATTGGTGGGTACACAGCCCTGGTTGTTTCCGGTGCCATCGCGAAGACCAAAGCACTGATTGATTTATGTAAAAGTTTACCAACACTGCCCGATCCTTACTGTGCCCCAGTCTTGAGTGGTGAATTAACCCAAAACATTACGGTGAATTCAAAAGATACCAGAATTCGGGCTCAAGTATTAATGGCGCCTGTTGGTGCGCTCTTTTTGTCTAAACACGCCTTTGACAATGTCGATATTCCAACGTTATTGCTCGTCGCAGGAAAAGATCAAGAGCTGACTGCGGCGTACAATGCGCAAGTGATAAAAAATGGCCTTGAAAAAACGGGGCGACTCACGGTCAAAGTCATTCCTAATGCGGGGCATTACTCATTTTTAACGGCTTACCCTGATTCTTTGAAAGCGACGTTAGGCGTCATCGCACAAGATCCGCAAGGCTTTGATCGTGTTGAGTTCCAAAAAAGTATTGGCGATCAAATTGCCACTTATCTTATTCAAGTTTTGTCACCACACACATAA
- a CDS encoding DUF6988 family protein, which produces MKIELAENWVKSYESLLNGLELEPEHKKVVPLALLQLALEHNAAIIKLISLGYHGSALALLRPQRDAFLRGIWMYRCASEDQLLKFMKGKEPPGIKVQLAQVEQTEGYRHGHLSQRMSEIKEFLHDFTHGGLYQSASRDKGHRIAGGHSEEQIQWLVKQSLMLSFLTTLEVCHIFNDAPRAHELTSIFNKLMEVHS; this is translated from the coding sequence ATGAAAATAGAGTTAGCTGAAAATTGGGTTAAAAGTTATGAGTCGCTCCTCAATGGTCTCGAACTTGAACCAGAACATAAGAAAGTTGTTCCCCTCGCTTTGTTACAATTAGCGCTTGAACACAATGCTGCAATTATAAAATTAATTAGCCTTGGGTATCATGGTTCAGCGCTAGCCCTACTTCGCCCACAAAGGGACGCGTTCTTACGCGGTATCTGGATGTATCGTTGTGCATCAGAAGATCAACTACTGAAGTTTATGAAAGGTAAAGAGCCACCGGGTATTAAAGTCCAACTTGCTCAAGTCGAACAAACTGAAGGTTATCGACATGGTCATTTGTCTCAGCGTATGAGTGAAATAAAAGAGTTCTTGCATGATTTCACTCACGGTGGGCTTTATCAATCAGCTAGTCGCGATAAAGGTCATCGAATAGCCGGTGGGCATTCAGAAGAGCAAATTCAGTGGCTAGTAAAGCAATCTTTGATGCTTTCATTCCTGACTACGTTGGAGGTATGCCATATCTTCAATGATGCACCTAGAGCACATGAATTAACATCTATATTCAATAAACTGATGGAGGTTCATAGCTAG
- a CDS encoding DUF4365 domain-containing protein — protein MLTQTERLGVTKLDYYFSSHGWLFREQMVHDFGIDAHVETTNEKYPTGQLIGIQIKSGMSFFSEEKDDLYVFRTGDKHIEYWSNHTLPVILVLYNTDDDILYWQAINESTVVSTGKGWKIEVPKNQIMDERSLIILSKLTQPEPYIQKLNKLKLDRYWMEKINDGQEVFVEFDDWINKSLSRYQIRLSCEDDSQHWPMTYCPGMSIEEALEFFLPWANFRMDLEAHRDGSVGQWDAECYMAYDKEEGRAIHGMSFEEWYNEPDEIVPYQEDGEVATYRLQLELNDLGRAFMEIDGFLSDKSKFQGKTFTTDDLQW, from the coding sequence ATGCTGACACAAACTGAAAGATTGGGTGTAACCAAACTAGATTACTATTTTTCCTCTCACGGGTGGTTGTTCAGAGAGCAAATGGTGCATGATTTCGGTATTGATGCTCATGTTGAAACTACCAATGAAAAGTACCCTACAGGGCAATTAATAGGTATACAAATAAAGTCAGGAATGAGCTTTTTCTCTGAAGAAAAGGATGATTTATATGTTTTCAGAACAGGAGATAAACATATTGAATATTGGTCTAACCATACGCTTCCAGTGATTTTAGTTTTATACAATACAGATGATGATATTTTGTATTGGCAGGCTATTAATGAAAGCACTGTTGTTTCCACTGGTAAAGGATGGAAAATAGAAGTCCCTAAAAATCAAATTATGGATGAGCGAAGCTTAATAATTCTAAGCAAACTAACTCAGCCAGAGCCTTACATACAAAAGCTTAACAAGTTGAAGCTTGATCGTTATTGGATGGAAAAAATAAACGATGGGCAAGAGGTTTTTGTTGAATTTGATGACTGGATCAATAAGTCACTTAGCAGGTATCAAATAAGGCTGAGTTGTGAAGATGACAGCCAGCATTGGCCAATGACATATTGCCCTGGCATGTCAATTGAAGAAGCTCTAGAATTTTTCTTGCCATGGGCTAATTTCCGAATGGATTTAGAGGCCCATCGTGATGGTAGTGTTGGCCAATGGGATGCCGAGTGCTATATGGCTTACGATAAAGAGGAAGGTAGGGCAATACATGGAATGTCATTTGAAGAGTGGTACAACGAGCCAGATGAAATAGTCCCTTATCAAGAAGATGGAGAAGTTGCTACATATCGATTACAGCTAGAGCTAAATGATCTTGGTAGGGCATTTATGGAAATAGATGGCTTTCTATCAGATAAGAGCAAATTCCAAGGTAAGACATTCACAACTGATGATTTACAGTGGTAA
- a CDS encoding HEPN domain-containing protein, with amino-acid sequence MKTSLDHLPERKQHELALISTILRDTLEEYLVGKQGSKAEFRILKIILFGSHAKGGWVRDIPNGYVSDYDILVIVNKPALVEDDLVWRRAEEQIDRKVKSAPLGLIVHTLEEVNEQLRQGHYFFKDIREEGIEIFAATPKALAEPGDLTDEERHQIAQQHYDYWFESAQRYIYFYECSLSEKKWLSEAAFNLHQAAERFFACTLLVLTNYLPKTHNIEKLKKYCAEQDLAFADTFPMDDKFHRRSFRRLQRAYIDARYSMHYEITEEELVYLQSEVEKLKGLVEQVCLTRLEV; translated from the coding sequence ATGAAGACTTCACTCGACCATCTTCCCGAACGTAAACAGCATGAACTTGCGCTGATCTCGACCATTTTGCGCGATACGCTGGAAGAATACCTCGTTGGTAAGCAGGGGAGTAAAGCTGAATTTCGGATCCTGAAAATCATTTTGTTCGGCAGCCATGCCAAAGGCGGTTGGGTGCGAGATATTCCCAATGGCTATGTCAGTGATTACGACATTCTGGTGATCGTTAACAAACCCGCGCTGGTGGAAGACGATCTCGTCTGGCGCAGGGCGGAAGAGCAGATCGACCGCAAAGTCAAAAGTGCACCGCTGGGGCTGATTGTGCATACCTTGGAAGAGGTCAATGAACAGCTCAGACAGGGTCACTACTTCTTCAAAGATATTCGCGAAGAGGGCATCGAAATCTTTGCCGCGACGCCGAAAGCGCTGGCCGAGCCGGGGGATCTGACCGATGAAGAACGCCATCAAATCGCACAGCAGCATTATGATTACTGGTTTGAAAGCGCACAGCGATATATCTATTTCTATGAGTGCTCCTTATCTGAGAAAAAATGGTTAAGTGAAGCAGCTTTCAATCTTCATCAAGCCGCAGAGCGATTCTTTGCCTGTACCTTACTGGTTCTGACCAACTACCTGCCCAAAACCCACAATATCGAAAAGCTGAAAAAATACTGCGCCGAGCAAGACCTTGCCTTCGCAGATACTTTCCCGATGGATGACAAATTCCACCGTCGCAGCTTCCGCCGCCTGCAACGCGCTTACATCGACGCTCGTTACTCGATGCATTACGAAATCACCGAAGAAGAACTGGTGTATCTGCAAAGTGAAGTGGAGAAGCTGAAAGGGCTGGTGGAGCAGGTTTGTCTGACGCGGCTTGAGGTATGA
- a CDS encoding GNAT family N-acetyltransferase: MKGKIRSAESTDAKAIKEIYECEHTYTGTLQLPYPSIATWEKRVSNVPENVYQYVALLDGEIVGHIGFEICKNPRRRHVGSFGMGVKDHVQGRGVGSQLLTTVVELSDKWLNLRRLEVEVYADNERAINLYKKFGFQIEGESVDYAFRNGKYVNVYHMARVVKNV; this comes from the coding sequence GTGAAAGGTAAAATCAGAAGCGCAGAATCAACAGATGCCAAAGCAATCAAAGAAATATACGAATGTGAGCATACTTATACGGGGACGTTACAACTCCCATACCCTTCGATAGCAACTTGGGAAAAACGCGTTTCAAATGTGCCTGAAAATGTGTATCAGTATGTGGCGCTATTAGATGGTGAGATCGTCGGACATATTGGTTTTGAAATTTGTAAAAACCCTCGCCGTCGGCATGTTGGCAGTTTCGGTATGGGTGTTAAAGATCATGTGCAAGGCAGAGGTGTGGGTAGTCAGTTGTTGACAACAGTCGTAGAGCTTTCAGACAAATGGTTAAACCTAAGACGTTTAGAAGTTGAAGTTTATGCTGATAATGAGCGAGCGATTAACCTTTACAAAAAATTTGGCTTTCAAATTGAAGGGGAATCAGTGGATTATGCCTTTAGAAATGGTAAATATGTGAATGTCTATCATATGGCGCGAGTCGTAAAAAATGTATAA
- the def gene encoding peptide deformylase: MAVLDILTVPDPRLKIKAEKVQDVSLIQTLIDDMLETLYATDNGIGLASTQVGRKEAVVIIDLSENRDKPLILVNPEVVSGSDKAFGQEGCLSVPDYYADVERFTSVVVSALDREGKPIKIESDDFLAIVMQHEIDHLLGNLFIDYLSPLKRQMAIKKVKKYVKAHS, translated from the coding sequence ATGGCAGTTTTAGACATTCTCACGGTGCCGGATCCAAGGCTTAAAATCAAAGCGGAAAAGGTGCAAGATGTTTCGTTGATACAGACGTTAATCGACGATATGTTAGAAACCTTGTATGCCACCGACAATGGTATCGGCTTGGCTTCAACTCAAGTTGGTCGCAAAGAAGCGGTTGTCATTATCGATCTTTCAGAAAACCGAGACAAACCATTGATTTTGGTTAACCCGGAAGTGGTCAGTGGTTCAGACAAAGCATTCGGTCAAGAAGGGTGTTTGTCCGTCCCTGATTACTACGCAGATGTAGAGCGTTTTACTTCAGTTGTCGTGTCTGCCCTCGATCGTGAAGGAAAGCCCATTAAAATTGAGAGTGATGATTTTCTGGCTATCGTCATGCAGCACGAAATTGATCATTTGTTGGGTAATTTGTTTATTGATTATCTTTCACCACTGAAGCGTCAAATGGCGATAAAAAAGGTTAAAAAGTACGTTAAAGCGCACTCTTAA
- a CDS encoding Txe/YoeB family addiction module toxin: MSSSQRLLSWTDESWNDYLYWRTQDKKTLKRINKLINDVKRSPFEGIGKPEPLKENLAGFWSRRIDDTNRLVYAVDDQAITIISCRYHY, from the coding sequence ATGAGTAGTAGCCAGCGATTGCTTTCATGGACTGATGAATCTTGGAATGATTATTTATATTGGCGAACACAAGATAAAAAGACATTAAAGCGTATAAATAAATTAATTAATGATGTAAAACGTTCACCATTTGAAGGTATCGGAAAGCCCGAGCCATTAAAAGAAAATCTAGCCGGCTTTTGGTCACGCCGTATTGACGATACTAATCGGTTAGTTTATGCGGTTGATGACCAAGCTATCACAATTATTTCATGTCGTTATCATTACTAA
- a CDS encoding type II toxin-antitoxin system Phd/YefM family antitoxin, whose protein sequence is MKIVSFTEARNSLKAVLDGVVNDADTTVITRRDAEDAVVMSLDYYNSLMETVHLLRSPENAEHLNRSIAQYRAGQTTARDLMDE, encoded by the coding sequence ATGAAAATTGTATCTTTTACGGAAGCGAGAAATAGTTTAAAAGCTGTTCTCGATGGTGTCGTGAATGATGCTGATACAACAGTAATCACTCGCCGTGATGCAGAGGATGCAGTAGTCATGTCCTTGGATTACTACAATAGCTTGATGGAAACCGTTCATTTACTTCGTTCTCCAGAAAACGCAGAGCATCTAAATCGTTCAATTGCTCAATATCGTGCAGGTCAAACAACAGCTCGAGATTTAATGGATGAGTAG
- a CDS encoding DUF5677 domain-containing protein yields the protein MNYLSEFRKKKGLDKKLDLSNIQVALECAAEANKISYDYIAYIDNKTEKDSFIVHTHLNLIGRIYEQVEGMLCCIATQSFTSAEALGRVVQESSINLMYMALNGDERTITAYMAKWYDEHLRKLNEWKKEVATKDYSDKVIPLIDGRISAISHYSEYIELAKNHFSVVPSEYNELWFNSLFKRFEKLGKTVEYFSIYHRLSGSSHMTAEDTILFMMMLQYPLEARQLVAFEACSYSIMMSRVVTSTFIEAMTCCCIRHNMLDEENLNKFKKLMSRLGKATEEISKDAGIPSANDNENKERIEELQHRLGIYLRK from the coding sequence GTGAATTATTTATCAGAGTTTAGAAAGAAAAAAGGACTAGATAAGAAATTAGATTTATCCAATATACAAGTCGCCTTAGAGTGTGCAGCAGAAGCTAATAAGATTTCATATGACTATATTGCGTATATTGATAACAAAACAGAAAAAGATAGTTTTATTGTTCATACTCATCTTAATTTGATTGGTAGAATTTATGAACAAGTAGAAGGAATGCTTTGTTGCATTGCAACTCAAAGTTTTACTAGTGCGGAGGCGTTAGGTCGAGTTGTTCAGGAATCATCTATTAATCTTATGTATATGGCTTTAAATGGCGATGAGCGTACGATCACCGCGTATATGGCGAAATGGTATGATGAACATCTTCGGAAGTTAAATGAGTGGAAAAAGGAAGTTGCAACGAAAGACTATTCCGATAAAGTTATCCCACTAATTGATGGACGTATTAGCGCAATTTCACATTATAGTGAATATATTGAATTAGCTAAAAATCATTTTTCGGTAGTTCCTAGTGAATATAATGAGCTATGGTTTAATTCGTTATTTAAGCGCTTTGAAAAACTCGGTAAAACGGTTGAATATTTTTCAATTTACCATCGTTTAAGTGGATCAAGCCATATGACTGCAGAAGATACAATTCTATTTATGATGATGCTTCAATACCCATTGGAAGCTCGTCAACTGGTAGCTTTTGAGGCTTGCTCTTATTCCATCATGATGTCTCGAGTAGTTACGAGTACTTTTATTGAAGCTATGACTTGTTGCTGTATTCGTCATAATATGCTCGATGAGGAAAATCTTAATAAATTTAAAAAATTAATGTCTAGGCTCGGTAAAGCCACGGAAGAAATATCTAAAGATGCTGGTATACCAAGTGCTAATGATAACGAAAATAAAGAACGTATTGAAGAGCTACAACATAGATTAGGGATTTATCTGAGGAAATGA
- a CDS encoding TRAP transporter substrate-binding protein: protein MKKFAATLLTTTILSCAFSNVAFAEKILRFGHDNKADIFENPAHAFTGVFKSIVETETNGEIKVQVYPSNQLGSAKEHIQLVRDGQLQATLSSVGAVASYYPRIGVLDIPFAFDSNEATYKVFDGKFGKILASDIESELGDVRVLGFPDTGGFFSFTNSKKQINSLQDFDGLRIRTMTLPTHQALVKSLGAEAYPLSWGEVYSSLQTGVIDGQMNPLPTILFSKFNEVQKYVTLTNHLFAPYTFMMNKDFYNSLTDKEKKVIHDATRIALSANRGLSRLIEASDDRGLAGIKKVMDVKALSPEARQQMKEATQPKVEAVIKESLGEKGVKLMNLFKEEVDKANNDTAYFE from the coding sequence ATGAAAAAGTTTGCAGCAACATTGTTAACAACAACAATACTATCTTGCGCATTTTCCAATGTCGCATTTGCAGAAAAAATACTTCGCTTTGGTCATGATAATAAAGCTGATATATTTGAAAATCCAGCTCATGCTTTTACTGGGGTATTTAAAAGTATTGTTGAAACTGAAACTAACGGTGAAATTAAAGTTCAAGTATATCCTAGCAACCAATTAGGCTCAGCCAAGGAACATATTCAGCTTGTGAGAGATGGTCAACTACAAGCAACACTTTCATCTGTTGGTGCTGTAGCAAGTTATTACCCTCGGATTGGTGTTCTAGATATCCCTTTTGCGTTTGATAGCAATGAAGCAACATATAAAGTTTTCGATGGGAAATTTGGTAAGATATTAGCAAGTGACATCGAATCTGAGCTTGGTGACGTACGCGTCCTAGGCTTTCCGGATACCGGTGGTTTCTTTTCATTCACCAACTCTAAGAAGCAAATTAACAGCCTGCAAGACTTCGACGGATTGCGTATAAGAACGATGACGCTACCAACTCACCAAGCGTTGGTTAAGTCTCTTGGTGCTGAGGCATATCCTCTGTCATGGGGTGAAGTTTATTCCTCGCTTCAAACTGGCGTTATTGACGGTCAAATGAATCCGCTTCCAACAATTTTATTTTCTAAATTCAACGAAGTTCAAAAATATGTGACTTTAACGAACCACTTATTTGCACCTTACACATTTATGATGAACAAGGACTTTTATAACAGTTTAACGGATAAAGAGAAGAAGGTTATTCATGATGCTACACGTATTGCGTTAAGCGCCAACCGTGGCCTATCTCGCTTGATTGAAGCATCAGATGATCGAGGTCTTGCTGGTATTAAGAAAGTTATGGATGTAAAAGCACTATCACCTGAAGCGCGTCAACAGATGAAAGAAGCGACGCAACCTAAAGTCGAAGCTGTTATTAAAGAATCGTTAGGTGAAAAAGGTGTAAAACTGATGAATCTCTTCAAAGAAGAAGTAGATAAAGCAAACAACGACACGGCTTATTTTGAGTAA